Sequence from the Rhizobium sp. TH2 genome:
ACGGGCGGCTCCTCGGCATGGTCATTCCAGCGCCACTCTGCAAAATTTTAGTCATACTAAAATTCCGTTTGACAAATGGGCAAACTGGAGTTTCTTTGAAGTAATACTAAAAAACCAAGGGACGCAATGTGGATGCCGAAGTGTTAGCCGAGCCTCGCGCCGATGCGCCGGCCATCGAACTGGGACAGCACCTGCGCAAGCGGCGCAAGGAGCTGAAGCTCACGCTTCAGGAAGTTGCCGACGGAGCGGGCTTCTCTGTCGGCTTCATCTCCCAGATCGAGCGCGGCATCACGGTACCATCCCTCGTGTCGCTCATATCCGTTTGCCGCGTATTGAAGACCGATATCGGCGCGTTTTTCAAGCAACCAAAATCTGAAACGCCCGTCACCCGCCACCAGAACCGACAGGTCTATGGCCCCGGCGGCACATCGGCAAACGTCGTCACCTATGAGCGCCTTTCCGCCTCCTTTCCCGGCAATGTGCTGCGAAGCACACTGATGCATGAACCGCCGGGTTTTCGCAGCGAACCGATGTCGCATGAGGGTGAAGAGATGTTCTTCATCGTCGAGGGTGCGCTGACGATAGAGCTCGACGGCGAGACGATGATCCTCGAGGCCGGCGACACCGCGCATTTTCCATCCACCCGCACCCATGTGACGTGGAACCACACGGCCAGCCCGACCACCGTGCTGCACACCTGCACCATGGATGTGTTCGGCGACGGCGAACCGTCGGGCGATCCCAATACCAGCCTGGTCGTCACCAGGGCGGTCAACCGGCGCTCGGCGCCAAAAGAACTCAAAATAAGCAAGGGGAAATCAAAATGAGGACCAGCATAGGAATGCTCGCAGCGGCCCTGCTCACGGCCGCCTCCATCCACAGCTATGCCGCGGCGGAAACCGTTCTTCGCCTCGACGAAGTGGCCGTCGGCGAACTCGACCCGGCCAAGGCATCCGACAATGCCGACTCGATCCTGATGTTCAACATCTATGATGCGCTCGTCATCCCCAAGCAGGGCCAGCCGGGCTATGATCCGCATGTAGCGGAGAGCTGGGAGACCGACGGCAAGACATTCACCTTCAAATTGCGCGGCGAAGTGAAGTTCCAGAGCGGCAATGCGCTCACTGCCGAGGACGTGGTGTTCTCGCTCGATCGCATGAAGGCACTCGGCCAGGGCATGTCCTACCTCTTCACCAATGTGGAGAAGGCCGAGGCCGTTGATGCCACGACCGTGAAATTCACCCTCAAGGATCCCTATTCGCCCTTCGTCTCGGCGCTGACCCGCCTGCCGATCATCGACAAGAAGCTGGTGATGGAAAATCTCGCTGCCGGCGACGGCGAGATGAAGGACTGGGGCCAGGCCTATCTCTCCACCCATGGCGCGGGCACCGGCGCCTACAAGGTCGTCTCGCACAATCCGCAGGAAGAGACCGTGATGGCCAAGAACGCGGCCTATTTCGTGCCGATCAATGCCAAGGCGCCCGATACTGTTCGCTTCCGCTATGGCCTCGAAGCCGCCACCGTCCGCACCCTGATCGCCCAGGGCGAGCACGACATCTCCTCGCAATGGATGCCGCCGGAAGTGCTGAAATCGCTGGCGGCCGAGGGCGCGCAACTGTTCACCGAAAAGGGCGTCGCGGAATTCTACATCAAAATCAACACCGCCAAGCCACCCTTCGATGATGTCGAGTGCCGCCAGGCGATCTCCTATGCCTTCGACTATGATTCCGGCATCAAGATGGTGGCCGTCTCCGACACGGTTTCCCAGGGCAGCCCCTCCACGGGCGCACTGCCGGTCGGCCTTCTCGGCTCGCTTCCCTCCGACCAGAGCTACAAGCGCGATCTCGACAAGGCCAAGGAACATCTGGCCAAGTGCAAGTACAAGGCCGAAGATCTGAACATTGAGATTTCCTGGATCGGCGAAGTGCCGCTGGAAGAACGTTTCGCGCTGCTGATGCAGGCCAATTTCGCCGAAATCGGCATCAAATCCGAGGTCCGCAAGGTGCCATGGGCGCTGTTCACCGAACAGGTCACCAAGCCTGAAAACACGCCGAATATCAGCCAGGTGTTCGTCAACACCGTGACGGGTGATCCCGATACGCTGCTTTACGGCATGTATCATTCCAAGTCCGCCGGTACATGGATGTCGCCGGAATACCTGAAGGACGCTGAGGTCGATGCACTGCTCGACAAGGGCCGCGTCGCACCGGAGGCCGAGCGAGCCAAGATCTACGAGGAGGTCAACCAGCGCCTCAAGGACCTCGCGCCGTCGATCTTCGCCCAGGACCAGACGGCTGTGTATGCCGCCAGCAAGCGGGTATCGGCGCCTGCGCTGACCGATCCGGCGAAGGCCTTCGCCCTCGGCGCCTTCGGATTCAATTTCCGCCTGATGGAGATGAATGAGTAGTCGAGCTCACCCCTCACCAAGCGCGTCCATGCGATCGGCTGACGACTCTCGCGGACTTGCTATCCTCTCCCACAAGGGGAGAGGTAAAGCTGAGGCCTACCTCTCCCCTTGTGGGAGAGGATAGTTCATCCCCAAGAGGCGCAGCCGATTGGTTGGATGAACTTGGTGAGGGGTAAGCCTTCGCCAAAACCTGAAATTGAGAACGAAAGAACCTTGAGATGCCGCCTCTTGTCCGCCTTCTCGCGAAGCGGCTCGGAACATCGCTGATCGTGCTGATCGGCGTATCCCTGCTGATCTTCGCCATCGCCCGGGTCATTCCCGGCGATCCGGCGCGCATTGCGCTCGGGCCGAATGCCACAGCGGACGCGGTGGCGGCGCTCCGCGACCGACTGCATCTCAACGACAATTTCTTCACCCAGTATGCCTATTTCCTCGGTGACCTGTTTCGTGGCGATCTCGGCATCTCGCTCTACACCAACCGACCAGTGACGACAGATATCATCCAGTTCCTGCCGGCGACGATGGAACTGGTGATTGTCTCGGGCATCATGATGGTGGCGCTTGGCCTGCCGCTCGGCGTACTCTCCGCACGCTATCGAGGCACGTGGATCGATCACGTCATCCGGCTCGTCACCCTGCTCGGCGTCTCCGCCCCCGGCTTCGTCTGGGCCGTCATCCTGATGCTGGTCTTCGCCTATTATATCCGCATCTTCCCCATCGCTGGCCGTATTTCGGATACCTACACGATCCAGACCGTCACCGGCTTCCTGATGATAGACACGCTGATCGCTGGCAACTTAAAGGCCTTCGGCAATGCCGCATGGCACATCGTGCTGCCGGCTTTCGCGCTGGCGCTTTCCGGCATCGGCCAGGCCGCGCGGCTGGTGCGCTCCAACATGGTCGAGACCTATGACAAGCCCTATATCGAAATGGCCGAGGCCTATGGCTTTCCAGCCAAACGCATCGCCAACCGCTATGCCTTCCGGCCGTCGCTCATCCCGTCGCTGACGATCATCGGGCTCGATTTCGCCGCCATGCTCGGCAATGCATTCCTCATCGAGGCGGTCTATGCATGGCCGGGACTATCGCGCTACGGCGTCGCCGTCATCCTGCGCAAGGATCTCAACGCCATCGTCGGCACCGTCCTGATCATCTCGGCCATGTTCCTGATCGTCAACATCATCGTCGATCTCATGGTCTCGATCATCAATCCCCGCATCCGACTGTCGCAGAGGGCCTCGTGATGAAGACGCTGGCCATTCTCACCCGTAATCCGCTATCGCTGATCGGCCTAGTCCTTGTGGGGATCGTGGTGCTTTCGGCGCTGCTGGCGGATTTCATCACGCCATTTCCGGAGCATGTCGGATCGGTGGTCGATTTCACCAATTTCAACAAGCCGCCGCAATGGCCGAACATCTTCGGCACCGACCTCGTCGGCCGCGACCTCTTCACCCGGGTGATCTACGCCTACCGCATCTCGCTGATCCTCGGCGTCGTGGTGCTGGCGCTCGCGGTTCCGGTCGGCGTCGCGATCGGTCTGCTGGCCGGCTATCTCGGCGGCTGGACCGAATATCTGCTGATGCGGCTGACCGACGTCTTCCTGTCGATCCCGCCGCTGGTGCTCGCCATGTCGATGATGGGACTGCTCGCGCCGACACTGACCAACGGGATGATCGCCGTCACCGTCATGTGGTGGCCGTGGTACACGCGGCTGGTCTACAACATCGCCCGCTCCGAGAAGGAGGAGGGCTATGTACTGGCCGCCGAGGTGATCGGTGCATCGAAGACCCACATCATGTTCCGCGAAATCCTGCCGAACTGCATTCCATCCATCGTCACCAAGATGACGCTGGATTTCGGCTTCGTCATCCTCATCGCCTCGTCACTCAGCTTCCTCGGCCTCGGCGTGCAACCGCCGACGCCCGATCTCGGCTCCATGGTCGCGGAAGGCGCCAAATATCTCCCCGACAGCTGGTGGCTGACAGTCTTCCCCGGCGTCGCCATCCTCGTTGCCGTTTTCGGCTTCAACCTGATCGGCGATGCTTTGCGGGAGATCCTGGGGATCGACCAATGACCGCACCCACGCTCAGGATCGACAACCTCAAACTCGGCTTCAAGACCTTTGACGGCGTGTCCGAAGTGCTGCACGGCATCTCACTGCATGTCCGCAAGGGCGAGCGCGTGGCGCTGGTCGGTGAATCCGGCTCGGGCAAATCGGTCACCGCCCGCATCGTGCTCGGCATGCTGCAGGCGCTGAAGACCGCCCGGATATCGGGCGCCGTCGAATTCGAAGGCAACGATCTCGAACGGATGGACCCCAAGGCCCGGCACGCTCTTCGCGGCACGCGGATGTCGATGATCTTCCAGGATCCGACCTCCTCGCTTAACCCCGTCTATCCGATCTTCACCCAGTTCAAGGAAGTGCTCGCCCGGGCAAAACTCGGCATCACCGATGCCGACGCTCGTTCGACGGCCGCTGCGGCGCTGAGAGACGTCTCGATAACCGAGCCGG
This genomic interval carries:
- a CDS encoding helix-turn-helix domain-containing protein is translated as MLAEPRADAPAIELGQHLRKRRKELKLTLQEVADGAGFSVGFISQIERGITVPSLVSLISVCRVLKTDIGAFFKQPKSETPVTRHQNRQVYGPGGTSANVVTYERLSASFPGNVLRSTLMHEPPGFRSEPMSHEGEEMFFIVEGALTIELDGETMILEAGDTAHFPSTRTHVTWNHTASPTTVLHTCTMDVFGDGEPSGDPNTSLVVTRAVNRRSAPKELKISKGKSK
- a CDS encoding ABC transporter substrate-binding protein — encoded protein: MRTSIGMLAAALLTAASIHSYAAAETVLRLDEVAVGELDPAKASDNADSILMFNIYDALVIPKQGQPGYDPHVAESWETDGKTFTFKLRGEVKFQSGNALTAEDVVFSLDRMKALGQGMSYLFTNVEKAEAVDATTVKFTLKDPYSPFVSALTRLPIIDKKLVMENLAAGDGEMKDWGQAYLSTHGAGTGAYKVVSHNPQEETVMAKNAAYFVPINAKAPDTVRFRYGLEAATVRTLIAQGEHDISSQWMPPEVLKSLAAEGAQLFTEKGVAEFYIKINTAKPPFDDVECRQAISYAFDYDSGIKMVAVSDTVSQGSPSTGALPVGLLGSLPSDQSYKRDLDKAKEHLAKCKYKAEDLNIEISWIGEVPLEERFALLMQANFAEIGIKSEVRKVPWALFTEQVTKPENTPNISQVFVNTVTGDPDTLLYGMYHSKSAGTWMSPEYLKDAEVDALLDKGRVAPEAERAKIYEEVNQRLKDLAPSIFAQDQTAVYAASKRVSAPALTDPAKAFALGAFGFNFRLMEMNE
- a CDS encoding ABC transporter permease → MPPLVRLLAKRLGTSLIVLIGVSLLIFAIARVIPGDPARIALGPNATADAVAALRDRLHLNDNFFTQYAYFLGDLFRGDLGISLYTNRPVTTDIIQFLPATMELVIVSGIMMVALGLPLGVLSARYRGTWIDHVIRLVTLLGVSAPGFVWAVILMLVFAYYIRIFPIAGRISDTYTIQTVTGFLMIDTLIAGNLKAFGNAAWHIVLPAFALALSGIGQAARLVRSNMVETYDKPYIEMAEAYGFPAKRIANRYAFRPSLIPSLTIIGLDFAAMLGNAFLIEAVYAWPGLSRYGVAVILRKDLNAIVGTVLIISAMFLIVNIIVDLMVSIINPRIRLSQRAS
- a CDS encoding ABC transporter permease; its protein translation is MKTLAILTRNPLSLIGLVLVGIVVLSALLADFITPFPEHVGSVVDFTNFNKPPQWPNIFGTDLVGRDLFTRVIYAYRISLILGVVVLALAVPVGVAIGLLAGYLGGWTEYLLMRLTDVFLSIPPLVLAMSMMGLLAPTLTNGMIAVTVMWWPWYTRLVYNIARSEKEEGYVLAAEVIGASKTHIMFREILPNCIPSIVTKMTLDFGFVILIASSLSFLGLGVQPPTPDLGSMVAEGAKYLPDSWWLTVFPGVAILVAVFGFNLIGDALREILGIDQ